The following proteins are encoded in a genomic region of Halomicroarcula saliterrae:
- the rdfA gene encoding rod-determining factor RdfA, translating to MSVPNTATLGHHYIRPRNRPSEGRVTRTITFRKTDRELFPSMASEHCCKVDRVRDTHDIRPPSRVSGDLDTYLLERWKGEGGNDPVGVRTLSEWFNKRVLRSVYRINGRADSSVRLDADYEALRGNDIPAYERAELLSELSEDGIDGDAVAKDFIGKSTLSRHLKGCLDANKDTPVSSSDWEIDRIRVATRAYRDHLESALQSLGNKDEIVGVSEAELQVGASLSCPHCPTRVTVEKAYAQGYVCADHRDDTV from the coding sequence ATGTCCGTCCCAAACACTGCTACATTGGGACACCACTATATCCGTCCCAGAAATCGTCCGTCCGAAGGACGTGTCACCCGAACCATAACGTTTAGAAAAACCGACCGAGAACTGTTCCCATCGATGGCTTCAGAGCACTGTTGTAAAGTCGACCGAGTCCGTGACACGCATGATATCCGTCCACCGAGTCGCGTGAGTGGTGACCTGGATACGTATCTCCTCGAGAGGTGGAAGGGCGAGGGCGGAAACGACCCCGTCGGTGTCCGGACACTCTCGGAGTGGTTCAACAAGCGCGTGCTCCGGTCGGTCTACCGTATCAACGGCCGGGCCGATTCGAGCGTTCGCCTCGATGCGGACTACGAGGCGCTTCGTGGTAACGATATCCCGGCATACGAGCGAGCGGAGCTGCTCTCGGAACTGAGTGAGGACGGTATCGATGGCGACGCCGTGGCGAAGGACTTTATCGGCAAAAGCACACTATCCCGGCACCTGAAGGGGTGTCTCGACGCGAACAAGGACACGCCCGTTTCGTCGTCGGACTGGGAGATCGACCGGATTCGCGTCGCGACCCGAGCGTACCGGGACCACCTGGAATCCGCGCTCCAGTCACTCGGAAACAAAGACGAGATCGTCGGCGTCAGCGAGGCCGAACTGCAGGTCGGGGCCTCCCTCTCCTGCCCGCACTGTCCGACCCGTGTCACCGTGGAAAAAGCGTACGCGCAGGGGTACGTGTGTGCGGACCACAGGGACGACACGGTCTGA
- a CDS encoding alkaline phosphatase family protein gives MTTLVLGLDGGDWDRIDPWLRQGLLPNIRAICEEGIYSVSNSVLPPVTCPNWKCYASSKSPGTHDVYWWDLFDRETNSVTIPDSTSFTEPELWDYLNDEGLTTDIINLPMSFPPRSVDGHMIAGGPQAQNTDYTVPRAYQSELEAEFDYRVRPAKVINGEARGGIEKALSLLETRCEVAQHLIETHDPDFVHLTLFYLNNIQHFHGSGVPTKQAWQLIDDWVGTFRESTETLFLMSDHGCADIDTEFHINSWLNERGYLTTGSSYVGYLDRLGVTQEKATTVLGALNLERVVKNLVPADIVDRVPTKEGATRQSKFESVNLAASNAIASGQGVVYVLEPPDSRAYAETRQTIIEELSQLQTPDSVPVAPEIHRGEELYPNGTPRYRPDIVFEQGPGIHTSDAVGSESVFGTPRRWEAENRRDGVFAAVGPNVESAGGLAPTSILDIAPTVLYAMGLDVPTSFEGTPITEANTARDEPTYRDPLQSLVEQTNEIEDSSTVQERLSDLGYF, from the coding sequence GTGACAACGCTCGTGCTCGGTTTAGATGGTGGTGACTGGGACCGTATCGACCCGTGGCTCCGGCAGGGACTGCTCCCGAATATCCGTGCCATATGCGAGGAGGGGATCTACAGCGTCTCGAACAGCGTGTTGCCACCAGTGACGTGCCCGAACTGGAAGTGCTACGCGTCCTCCAAATCGCCCGGAACGCACGACGTGTACTGGTGGGACCTCTTCGACCGAGAAACGAACTCCGTCACAATTCCTGATTCCACATCGTTTACCGAACCTGAATTATGGGATTATCTCAACGACGAGGGATTGACAACGGATATTATCAACCTCCCCATGTCGTTCCCTCCACGGTCAGTCGACGGGCACATGATCGCAGGCGGGCCCCAGGCCCAAAACACGGATTACACAGTTCCCCGAGCGTACCAGTCCGAGCTAGAAGCCGAGTTCGATTACCGAGTTCGGCCGGCAAAAGTAATCAACGGTGAAGCCCGCGGTGGTATCGAGAAGGCGCTGTCGTTACTCGAAACGCGATGTGAGGTAGCACAGCATCTGATCGAAACACACGACCCGGATTTCGTCCATCTCACGCTGTTTTATCTGAACAATATCCAGCACTTCCACGGGTCGGGTGTTCCGACGAAGCAGGCGTGGCAGCTCATCGACGACTGGGTCGGGACCTTCCGGGAGTCCACCGAGACGCTCTTTCTCATGAGCGACCACGGGTGTGCGGATATCGACACCGAATTTCACATCAACAGCTGGCTCAACGAGCGAGGATACCTGACGACCGGGAGTTCGTACGTCGGGTATCTCGACCGCTTGGGAGTCACACAGGAAAAAGCGACGACGGTACTCGGAGCGTTGAATCTCGAACGAGTCGTCAAAAATCTGGTTCCGGCGGATATCGTCGACCGCGTTCCGACCAAAGAGGGCGCGACGCGACAATCGAAGTTCGAGAGCGTGAATCTAGCGGCGAGTAACGCGATCGCCAGCGGCCAGGGTGTCGTGTACGTACTGGAGCCGCCGGATTCGAGAGCCTACGCCGAGACGAGACAGACCATCATCGAGGAATTGTCGCAGTTACAGACCCCCGACAGTGTCCCTGTAGCGCCGGAAATCCACCGGGGAGAAGAGCTGTATCCGAACGGGACGCCTCGATATCGGCCGGATATCGTCTTCGAGCAGGGGCCCGGAATCCACACCTCCGACGCTGTCGGTTCCGAGTCCGTGTTCGGGACGCCACGTCGATGGGAGGCTGAAAACCGGCGGGACGGGGTGTTCGCCGCTGTAGGCCCGAATGTCGAGTCAGCAGGGGGACTAGCCCCCACTAGTATCCTCGATATCGCGCCGACGGTGCTGTATGCCATGGGCCTAGATGTTCCGACCAGTTTCGAAGGGACACCGATTACCGAAGCAAACACCGCCCGTGACGAGCCCACATATCGCGACCCGCTGCAGAGCCTCGTCGAACAGACGAACGAAATCGAGGACAGTTCGACGGTCCAGGAACGGCTTTCGGACCTGGGATACTTCTAA